The proteins below come from a single Sorghum bicolor cultivar BTx623 chromosome 4, Sorghum_bicolor_NCBIv3, whole genome shotgun sequence genomic window:
- the LOC8085548 gene encoding auxin-responsive protein IAA7 gives MGDAAETTSKTLHNWMAEPRPRPSGQGDDEETLQLSLGLPGGGGGNGAGAGLPPAAAWRMLPARDKEMHSAAAAVDTSSMLSLGYSAPAFSPARSPGKAKGSPAAATENARLASTNNASQARQRSPNTPVIGWPPVRAFRRNLATSSKASLEHHNGKKAARPEETTKRAPFVKINMDGIPIGRKIDLNALGSYDELSLSVDKLFRGLLAAQQDPLDASTKECSQEEVAISGLLDGTGEYTLVYEDYEGDRVLVGDVPWGMFVSSVKRLRVLKTSDLSSSLTASGRKRTVTEC, from the exons ATGGGGGACGCCGCAGAGACCACCAGCAAGACTCTTCACAACTGGATGGCCGAGCCGAGGCCGAGGCCGAGCGGCCAGGGCGACGACGAGGAGACGCTTCAGCTCAGCCTCGGcctccccggcggcggcggaggaaatGGAGCTGGCGCTGGGCTGCCACCCGCCGCCGCCTGGAGAATGCTGCCGGCCAGAGACAAGGAGAtgcactccgctgctgctgctgtcgaCACCTCCTCCATGCTCTCGCTCGGCTACTCCGCCCCAGCTTTCTCGCCCGCCCGCTCACCAG GCAAGGCAAAGGGGTCCCCAGCAGCGGCTACAGAGAATGCCCGGCTTGCATCCACCAACAACGCCTCCCAGGCAAGGCAAAG ATCTCCAAATACCCCAGTTATTGGGTGGCCTCCGGTTCGTGCATTCCGAAGAAATCTGGCTACCTCTAGCAAAGCATCCCTTGAACATCACAATGGGAAGAAGGCAGCCAGACCTGAAGAGACCACAAAAAGAGCTCCATTTGTAAAGATTAACATGGATGGCATCCCTATTGGTAGAAAAATTGATCTGAATGCCCTTGGCAGTTACGACGAGCTGTCTCTGTCTGTTGACAAGCTATTCCGGGGACTTCTTGCAG CACAACAAGACCCTCTGGATGCCAGCACGAAGGAGTGTTCACAGGAAGAGGTGGCAATATCGGGTTTACTAGATGGAACTGGGGAATACACTCTGGTTTATGAGGATTATGAAGGTGATAGGGTGCTGGTTGGTGATGTCCCCTGGGG GATGTTTGtttcttcggtgaagaggctgcgAGTTCTGAAGACATCTGACCTCTCCTCATCT CTAACAGCATCAGGCCGGAAGAGGACGGTAACTGAGTGTTGA